The sequence below is a genomic window from Streptococcus oralis.
TCACTCTTGTCTATAGGAAAATTCTAGCCATATGTTATTACAAACAAATAATATCATTGCACCTGTTTACCATCTATTTTTATTTATGAATTTTTTGTTTCACTTTAATCATTATAGAAGCCATAAAAAACGCGACAGCTAGCCGAATCAGTTGGTAACTTTCTTCCTCTCCTGTTTTCGGTAATAATTTTTCATTCGAAGTAATAGATTGGCTTACATAATCAGGCTCCTTAACATCGGTTAAAGGAGTTTTATTTTCTTGAGTAGCATCAAAAATAGGTTTGAGAGTTTCCAATTGATCCTTATTGTCTAACATTGCTAAATCGCCAGATTGAGTAGTTTTAGCTTTAGAAGTTGAGTTTATACTCTCCACTTTCCCACTATTTTCACTATTAGAATTGGGATTATCATTGGATGTTTTCATTTCGGTTCTTTTTTCATCACTCATACCTTTGCTTTCACTTACAACTTTATCACTAGTACTCATGCTGTCATTTCTGGTTTTCTCATCATGCACATTTTCAGTTACTGTATCCTCAGAAGATGCTACTGTCTCCGTTTGCTTAGGTGAGTTTCTCGAGTACATATAATCATAAACCTGTTGTGCAGTTGCTCCGCCACCAACCCATCCAGATATCGGATGTCCGTTTCTTAAATACAAAATTGTTGGTGTTCCTGGAATCCCGACTTTTTTAAATAGAAACTCTCTCGCCTCCCCATCAAAATCCTGACCATCCAAATCATAATACTCTAACTTCTTTTCAATCAAGTTATTAAATTCTTTCAATTCAGGAGAAAATTGACGACAATGAGAGCAAGTTTTTCTACCAAAATAAATAGTATGTTCTAATTGATCCTCTGTAAAAGATTGACGTACAGCTTCAATATCTATCTTTTTAAAGTCCGTAACATTCTGTTCATACTCTTCTGGAGTTACAACGG
It includes:
- a CDS encoding thioredoxin domain-containing protein, which produces MKKQNIKSLLLVPLVFASITTGVVYAEDQTTSSSIQTNDSSLVAPDLPSTKEKVENKPAVVTPEEYEQNVTDFKKIDIEAVRQSFTEDQLEHTIYFGRKTCSHCRQFSPELKEFNNLIEKKLEYYDLDGQDFDGEAREFLFKKVGIPGTPTILYLRNGHPISGWVGGGATAQQVYDYMYSRNSPKQTETVASSEDTVTENVHDEKTRNDSMSTSDKVVSESKGMSDEKRTEMKTSNDNPNSNSENSGKVESINSTSKAKTTQSGDLAMLDNKDQLETLKPIFDATQENKTPLTDVKEPDYVSQSITSNEKLLPKTGEEESYQLIRLAVAFFMASIMIKVKQKIHK